One Panicum virgatum strain AP13 chromosome 3N, P.virgatum_v5, whole genome shotgun sequence DNA segment encodes these proteins:
- the LOC120666289 gene encoding protein cornichon homolog 1-like, whose translation MSVELILWLFSFASVMVLIGLTAYQLICLSDLEYDYINPYDSSSRINAVVLIEYLLQAALCASFLLTLHWFPFLVMAPVTYYHVKLFMARKHLVDVTEIFRQLNGEKKYRMIKLGFYFCLFIITIYSLVMTAVMLFIDEDVNLVETRTI comes from the exons ATGTCTGTGGAGCTCATCCTGTGGCTCTTCTCCTTCGCCTCCGTCATGGTCCTCATCGGCCTCACCGCATACCAG CTTATCTGTTTGTCTGATTTGGAGTATGACTATATCAACCCATATGATTCATCATCTCGCATCAATGCGGTGGTCCTTATAGAATACTTACTTCAAGCAGCCCTGTGTGCTTCATTCCTCTTGACGCTACATTGGTTCCCCTTTTTAGTCATGGCACCTGTAACTTACTACCATGTGAAACT GTTCATGGCTCGGAAACATCTGGTAGATGTCACTGAAATTTTTAGACAATTAAATGGCGAGAAGAAGTACAGGATGATCAAGCTTGGCTTCTACTTCTGCCTATTTATTATTACTATTTACAG CCTTGTGATGACAGCTGTGATGCTGTTTATTGACGAGGATGTAAATCTGGTAGAAACTAGGACTATCTAG
- the LOC120666290 gene encoding uncharacterized protein LOC120666290, translating to MEVQMAAPIAKSVGCSMPPRHHGGAKPVPGYLRPAAGSCHHVCKYGGMHAFEDKEATKKPHRKKQPPAAAPESQSRVMVKVRSVFRRRVGDSSRAAAEKAAAASTSKAKDGAGESVEWKDIVAYDTTVPLPPHGSSPQPDDKVSAPVAGSGDAGKKKDAAATKGKKSHGKASKITGQVDAAETTQHETLDKKSAKPPKGKKKPMAALLVDEKMAIDQELLHGYQALSPSLMQSRASLLRDVEQEMVRDEAANAGQAPRVPCSLDEEEYAATAAAETSRPIPAHRRVKSMGIGSSRSALHPFARQASKNSSGAFKLRSSRSTRAPAVAAEEEKPARLRSRRGEDASSGSASRGIQLRIRSLRRRGVGGSGGAGAGIFVVPAVALRHQKTLEKKRSQRLYNNLIEETASKLVKTRKSRVKALVGAFESVISKIAK from the coding sequence ATGGAGGTGCAGATGGCCGCTCCAATCGCCAAGTCAGTCGGGTGCAGCATGCCGCCTCGTCATCACGGCGGCGCGAAGCCCGTCCCTGGCTACctcaggccggcggcgggctcctGCCACCACGTCTGCAAGTACGGCGGCATGCACGCGTTCGAGGACAAGGAGGCGACCAAGAAGCCCCACCGGAAGAAGCAGCCGCCGGCGGCTGCCCCGGAGAGCCAGAGCAGGGTGATGGTCAAGGTGCGGTCCGTGTTCCGGCGGCGCGTCGGGGACTCCAGCAGGGCTGCTGCCGAgaaggcggccgccgcctccaccagcaAAGCCAAGGATGGAGCCGGCGAGAGCGTGGAGTGGAAGGACATCGTGGCCTACGACACCACGGTTCCACTTCCACCCCATGGATCGTCTCCACAGCCTGATGACAAGGTCTCGGCCCCCGTCGCCGGTTCCGGCGATGccgggaagaagaaggatgcggcgGCGACGAAGGGGAAGAAGTCACACGGCAAGGCCAGCAAGATCACCGGACAGGTGGATGCTGCAGAAACCACTCAACATGAAACGCTGGACAAGAAGAGCGCAAAGCCTCCGAAAGGGAAGAAGAAACCCATGGCGGCGCTGCTCGTCGATGAAAAGATGGCGATTGATCAAGAGCTGCTCCACGGGTACCAAGCCCTTTCCCCTTCCCTGATGCAAAGCCGGGCAAGCCTCCTGCGCGACGTTGAGCAAGAGATGGTTCGTGATGAAGCTGCCAATGCCGGCCAAGCTCCACGGGTACCATGCTCTCTTGATGAGGAGGAgtacgccgccaccgccgcagccgaAACGAGCAGGCCGATCCCGGCGCACCGTAGGGTGAAGAGCATGGGCatcggcagcagccggtcggcgctGCACCCGTTCGCCCGACAGGCGAGCAAGAACTCGTCGGGCGCCTTCAAGCTGCgctccagcaggagcaccagggcgccggccgtggcggcggaggaggagaagccGGCGAGGCTGAGGTCCCGGAGGGGCGAGGACGCTTCGTCGGGGAGCGCCAGCAGAGGCATCCAGCTCAGGATCAGGAGCCTCCGGCGGCGAGGTGTAGGTGGGTctggtggcgccggcgccggcatctTTGTcgtgccggcggtggcgctgagGCACCAGAAGACActggagaagaagaggagccaGAGGCTGTACAACAACCTGATCGAGGAGACGGCGAGCAAGCTCGTGAAGACGAGGAAGAGCAGGGTGAAGGCCCTGGTGGGGGCCTTTGAGTCCGTCATCTCCAAGATCGCCAAGTAG
- the LOC120666291 gene encoding uncharacterized protein LOC120666291 isoform X1, with amino-acid sequence METDDAAAKLRMTNDDAVEEVRLRSLRRRSWPIKQVMEDMRSGQWELRRKAYAYRRLKANAGLAEVDPWNLSPEFAMPKETRRSSLRTHSGYWEEKEDEFIAIRSKGGREVSSSASRSPSYQGVRRTLAWSFTITTAPRWTGSCTSTSISTTKCFSRCCGRQETTWCLTQSW; translated from the exons ATGGAAACCGATGACGCCGCTGCCAAGCTTCGGATGACCAACGAcgacgcggtggaggaggtgcgccTCAGAAGCCTCCGCAGGAGGAGCTGGCCCATCAAGCAGGTGATGGAGGACATGCGTAGCGGGCAGTGGGAGCTGCGTCGCAAGGCCTACGCCTACCGCAGGCTGAAGGCCAACGCCGGCCTCGCCGAGGTTGACCCATGGAATCTCTCGCCGGAATTCGCCATGCCGAAGGAGACGAGGAGGTCGAGCCTGCGGACACATTCTGGGTactgggaagaaaaagaagatgagTTCATCGCGATCCGCTCCAAGGGAGGACGAGAAGTCTCGTCCTCGGCCTCCAGGTCGCCGTCCTACCAAGGGGTTAGGAGGACCCTGGCCTGGAGTTTTACGATCACAACGGCACCAAGATGGACTGGGTCATGCACGAGTACCAGCATCTCGACGACAAAATGTTTCTCCAG GTGTTGTGGAAGACAAGAAACGACATGGTGTTTAACTCAAAGCTGGTGA
- the LOC120666291 gene encoding uncharacterized protein LOC120666291 isoform X4: MDWVMHEYQHLDDKMFLQEDVVVRKVFNQKNTDRVPSYFKKFDDALEDYHEALVKRGRILKLIRELDFGMVDPTLSHIPGMLFEFAKSADDPNLYC; the protein is encoded by the exons ATGGACTGGGTCATGCACGAGTACCAGCATCTCGACGACAAAATGTTTCTCCAG GAGGATGTAGTTGTTCGTAAGGTATTCAACCAAAAAAATACAGATCGGGTCCCCTCTTATTTCAAGAAATTTGATGATGCCTTGGAAGATTACCATGAAGCACTCGTCAAGCGCG GTAGGATCCTGAAGCTGATCAGGGAGCTGGATTTTGGAATGGTGGACCCAACTCTGTCTCACATCCCTGGGATGCTATTTGAATTTGCGAAGTCTGCAGATGACCCTAACCTGTACTGCTGA
- the LOC120666291 gene encoding uncharacterized protein LOC120666291 isoform X3 — protein METDDAAAKLRMTNDDAVEEVRLRSLRRRSWPIKQVMEDMRSGQWELRRKAYAYRRLKANAGLAEVDPWNLSPEFAMPKETRRSSLRTHSGYWEEKEDEFIAIRSKGGREVSSSASRSPSYQGVRRTLAWSFTITTAPRWTGSCTSTSISTTKCFSR, from the exons ATGGAAACCGATGACGCCGCTGCCAAGCTTCGGATGACCAACGAcgacgcggtggaggaggtgcgccTCAGAAGCCTCCGCAGGAGGAGCTGGCCCATCAAGCAGGTGATGGAGGACATGCGTAGCGGGCAGTGGGAGCTGCGTCGCAAGGCCTACGCCTACCGCAGGCTGAAGGCCAACGCCGGCCTCGCCGAGGTTGACCCATGGAATCTCTCGCCGGAATTCGCCATGCCGAAGGAGACGAGGAGGTCGAGCCTGCGGACACATTCTGGGTactgggaagaaaaagaagatgagTTCATCGCGATCCGCTCCAAGGGAGGACGAGAAGTCTCGTCCTCGGCCTCCAGGTCGCCGTCCTACCAAGGGGTTAGGAGGACCCTGGCCTGGAGTTTTACGATCACAACGGCACCAAGATGGACTGGGTCATGCACGAGTACCAGCATCTCGACGACAAAATGTTTCTCCAG GTAG
- the LOC120666291 gene encoding uncharacterized protein LOC120666291 isoform X2 → METDDAAAKLRMTNDDAVEEVRLRSLRRRSWPIKQVMEDMRSGQWELRRKAYAYRRLKANAGLAEVDPWNLSPEFAMPKETRRSSLRTHSGYWEEKEDEFIAIRSKGGREVSSSASRSPSYQGVRRTLAWSFTITTAPRWTGSCTSTSISTTKCFSRRM, encoded by the exons ATGGAAACCGATGACGCCGCTGCCAAGCTTCGGATGACCAACGAcgacgcggtggaggaggtgcgccTCAGAAGCCTCCGCAGGAGGAGCTGGCCCATCAAGCAGGTGATGGAGGACATGCGTAGCGGGCAGTGGGAGCTGCGTCGCAAGGCCTACGCCTACCGCAGGCTGAAGGCCAACGCCGGCCTCGCCGAGGTTGACCCATGGAATCTCTCGCCGGAATTCGCCATGCCGAAGGAGACGAGGAGGTCGAGCCTGCGGACACATTCTGGGTactgggaagaaaaagaagatgagTTCATCGCGATCCGCTCCAAGGGAGGACGAGAAGTCTCGTCCTCGGCCTCCAGGTCGCCGTCCTACCAAGGGGTTAGGAGGACCCTGGCCTGGAGTTTTACGATCACAACGGCACCAAGATGGACTGGGTCATGCACGAGTACCAGCATCTCGACGACAAAATGTTTCTCCAG GAGGATGTAG